A window of the Pseudoalteromonas sp. A25 genome harbors these coding sequences:
- a CDS encoding glycosyltransferase family 4 protein produces the protein MKKIMFLMQLPPPVHGASMVNSMIKNSALLNRYFDTFYINIAPSDDIKEIGKFSLIKVLSFIKIALLAIFWRIKFRPDLVYLTLSPYGIAFVKDAILAMLMKASGAKVIYHMHGKGIAQEVENHYFKKLVYRTVFKSADIIHLSESLIVDIEPVIDKSKEVYVLNNGIEDLYKPGGIRNEKFTFVYLSNIGPSKGANLLVEASKILLEQGVSDFKVEIYGNSNNSSYYNTIEENVKSIRENNVQLCGPVYGQDKYDCLSRGHVFVLPTKYRNECFPLAILEAMSCGLPIISTKEGAIPDIVDDSIGFVLDNLSADSLATAMKNMLNDQEFYLSATESARNKYKNSYTINVFERNLANIFRRFLS, from the coding sequence ATGAAAAAAATAATGTTTTTGATGCAGTTACCACCTCCTGTTCATGGAGCTTCTATGGTGAACTCTATGATCAAAAATAGTGCTTTACTCAACAGGTATTTCGACACTTTTTATATCAACATTGCGCCTTCTGACGATATAAAAGAAATAGGTAAATTTAGCCTTATAAAAGTACTCTCTTTTATTAAAATAGCTTTGTTAGCGATCTTTTGGCGAATTAAGTTCAGACCCGATTTAGTTTATCTAACGCTTAGTCCTTACGGAATAGCTTTTGTCAAGGATGCGATATTGGCTATGCTGATGAAAGCTTCAGGTGCTAAAGTGATTTATCATATGCATGGAAAGGGAATAGCGCAAGAGGTAGAAAACCATTATTTTAAGAAGTTAGTTTATAGAACTGTATTTAAGTCGGCTGATATTATTCACCTTTCAGAAAGTCTCATTGTAGATATTGAACCAGTAATAGACAAAAGTAAGGAAGTATATGTATTGAATAATGGAATAGAAGATTTATATAAACCAGGGGGGATAAGAAATGAAAAATTCACTTTTGTGTATTTGTCTAATATCGGTCCTAGTAAAGGTGCTAACTTGTTGGTGGAAGCTTCAAAAATATTACTAGAGCAAGGAGTTAGTGACTTTAAAGTTGAAATTTATGGTAATTCGAATAACTCATCTTACTACAATACAATAGAAGAAAATGTAAAATCTATACGTGAAAACAATGTTCAATTGTGTGGTCCAGTTTATGGTCAGGATAAATATGATTGCTTAAGCCGAGGGCATGTCTTTGTTTTGCCAACTAAATATAGGAATGAATGTTTTCCTTTAGCTATTCTGGAAGCTATGTCTTGCGGCTTGCCAATAATTTCTACAAAAGAGGGAGCTATTCCAGATATTGTAGATGATAGTATTGGATTCGTTTTAGACAACCTATCAGCTGATTCTTTGGCCACAGCCATGAAAAATATGCTAAATGATCAAGAGTTTTATTTATCAGCCACGGAGTCTGCAAGAAATAAATATAAGAATAGTTATACTATTAACGTTTTTGAAAGGAATCTCGCTAATATTTTTAGGAGATTTTTATCATGA